A genome region from Spartobacteria bacterium includes the following:
- a CDS encoding KpsF/GutQ family sugar-phosphate isomerase → MRDRINDSFSTTIKLLQDSLKQHGKIIVTGIGKNLPIGQKMAATFASTGAPAIVLHPIEALHGDLGLVAATDVVLAMSYSGETEELLNLIPILRRIGVKVIAMTGKTDSALARLSDAVLNVAVEREACPFNMAPTSSTTATLAMGDALALVLLESQGFRKEDYALLHPGGSIGRTLLLKALDIMRKPDRMAMVDENATIKEAVFAMTGARSGSVVIVDNDKTLLGILTDGDLRRLINSNVDLSTAKVSDHMIRNPISVKDDHLAVKVLRLFEEHNIDDLAVVDDQNHILGMIDIQDLPKMKIF, encoded by the coding sequence ATGCGGGATCGTATAAACGATAGTTTTTCGACAACGATTAAACTATTACAGGACAGCCTGAAACAACACGGTAAAATCATCGTTACCGGCATCGGAAAAAATCTTCCCATCGGACAAAAAATGGCCGCAACCTTTGCCAGTACCGGTGCTCCGGCTATTGTGCTTCATCCCATCGAAGCACTGCATGGCGACCTGGGATTAGTGGCGGCCACAGATGTCGTACTCGCCATGAGTTACAGCGGCGAAACCGAAGAATTGCTGAATCTCATCCCCATTTTGCGGCGCATCGGAGTAAAAGTTATTGCAATGACCGGCAAAACCGACAGCGCCCTCGCGCGGTTGAGCGATGCAGTCCTCAACGTGGCCGTAGAACGCGAAGCCTGTCCATTTAACATGGCTCCAACCAGTAGTACCACCGCGACACTGGCCATGGGTGACGCCTTGGCTCTTGTGCTTCTGGAATCTCAGGGATTTCGTAAAGAAGACTACGCATTGCTGCACCCCGGCGGCTCCATTGGCAGAACCCTGCTGCTCAAGGCACTCGACATCATGCGTAAACCCGACCGCATGGCCATGGTCGACGAAAACGCAACCATCAAAGAAGCGGTCTTTGCCATGACCGGGGCTCGTTCCGGTTCCGTCGTCATCGTCGACAACGACAAAACACTGCTGGGTATTTTAACTGATGGAGATTTGCGCCGTCTCATTAACTCAAATGTAGACTTATCTACAGCAAAAGTATCCGATCACATGATTCGCAATCCCATTTCCGTGAAAGATGACCACCTCGCGGTAAAAGTCCTGCGACTCTTTGAAGAACACAACATCGACGACCTCGCAGTGGTGGATGATCAGAATCACATTCTTGGCATGATCGATATCCAGGATCTGCCGAAAATGAAAATTTTCTAA
- a CDS encoding ribose ABC transporter substrate-binding protein, with amino-acid sequence MKKHLIASVLMLASTALIPLTAAAAPVKVGVSIPSADHGWTGGIVWWAKKAIADMEAMNPGSEFYLVTADSAAKQIGDVEDLMVKGIDALVILPHDSAPLTPVVSEAYEAGIYTVVVDRGLTKPSQNVYIAGDNPGFGRVCAEFMAKELNGQGRIVVLEGIPCVINTERVEAFNEVMGKFDGIEIMDSQPAYWSTQKGLEIMENYLQKYGEIDAVWAQDDDVLKGVMQAYKESGRDDIKLFLGGAGSKDMIKKVMDGDKYVRADVTYPPSMVATAISLATKGAQGQHLEGFYQMQIPSKIILASELVVEENAKDYYIPESIY; translated from the coding sequence ATGAAGAAGCACTTGATTGCATCCGTACTGATGCTTGCATCCACGGCATTGATTCCTCTGACGGCTGCCGCCGCCCCTGTAAAAGTTGGTGTATCCATTCCTAGTGCCGACCATGGTTGGACTGGTGGCATTGTCTGGTGGGCAAAGAAAGCGATTGCTGATATGGAAGCAATGAATCCGGGTTCTGAATTCTATTTAGTCACAGCTGATTCCGCTGCCAAGCAGATCGGTGATGTCGAAGATCTGATGGTCAAAGGCATTGATGCACTGGTCATTCTTCCTCACGATTCTGCGCCATTGACGCCTGTCGTTTCGGAAGCCTATGAAGCAGGTATTTATACCGTCGTTGTAGATCGTGGCCTGACCAAGCCTTCTCAGAATGTTTACATTGCTGGAGATAATCCTGGATTTGGTCGCGTTTGTGCTGAATTCATGGCCAAAGAGCTTAACGGCCAAGGTCGTATCGTCGTATTGGAAGGTATTCCTTGCGTTATCAATACCGAACGTGTCGAAGCCTTTAATGAAGTCATGGGCAAATTTGACGGCATTGAAATCATGGATTCTCAGCCTGCCTACTGGTCAACGCAGAAAGGTCTTGAAATCATGGAAAACTACCTGCAGAAATATGGCGAAATTGACGCCGTATGGGCACAGGATGACGACGTGCTGAAAGGTGTCATGCAGGCCTACAAAGAATCCGGCCGCGACGACATCAAATTGTTCCTCGGCGGTGCCGGATCCAAAGACATGATCAAAAAAGTGATGGACGGCGATAAATATGTTCGAGCCGACGTAACCTATCCGCCTTCAATGGTCGCCACAGCCATCAGTCTGGCTACCAAAGGTGCACAGGGTCAGCATTTAGAAGGGTTCTATCAGATGCAGATTCCTTCAAAAATCATTCTGGCTTCAGAACTGGTTGTTGAAGAAAATGCCAAAGATTACTATATCCCCGAATCCATCTACTAA
- a CDS encoding ABC transporter permease, which yields MKKKFEFAKYAPFVALVILVVISAFASPHFLQTRNILNILRQVSYTGIIALGATLVIISGGIDLSVGPMTALVGGCSIMALNLTSGGPFGLFVAIIAGLFAGCIAGALNGLIVTKGRIAPFIVTLGTMSVFRSLALYISGAGEFRSNSELYSEIGSGRFLTIPIPVWTFFVLAVLFHILLNNTRYGRYVCAVGSNEQVAVYSAIKVNLIKFFGYVLTGLTVGVSAILLSSRMNSISSSNAGMFYELDAIAAVVIGGTPMSGGTGTIYGTVIGAVILGIVNNMLNMMGVSPYLQGAVKGLIIISAVLLQYKKKN from the coding sequence ATGAAAAAGAAATTTGAATTCGCTAAATATGCGCCCTTTGTTGCCCTGGTCATTCTGGTGGTGATATCCGCCTTTGCCAGTCCGCATTTTCTCCAGACCAGAAATATTCTGAATATTCTGCGGCAGGTGTCGTATACCGGTATTATCGCACTGGGTGCCACACTGGTGATTATTTCGGGCGGGATTGATTTGTCGGTGGGTCCGATGACTGCGCTCGTAGGCGGGTGCTCGATTATGGCACTGAATCTGACCAGTGGCGGTCCCTTTGGGTTATTTGTTGCCATCATCGCCGGTTTGTTTGCCGGGTGCATCGCAGGAGCGTTGAATGGTCTGATCGTGACCAAAGGACGTATCGCTCCCTTTATTGTTACGCTGGGCACTATGTCGGTCTTCCGTTCGCTGGCTCTGTATATTAGCGGGGCAGGGGAGTTCCGTTCCAACAGTGAGTTGTACTCAGAAATCGGATCGGGTCGTTTTCTTACGATTCCTATCCCGGTATGGACGTTTTTTGTCCTGGCGGTTCTTTTTCACATTCTGCTCAATAACACCCGTTACGGACGCTATGTCTGCGCCGTGGGTTCCAATGAACAGGTTGCCGTTTATTCAGCGATCAAAGTTAATTTAATTAAATTTTTCGGTTACGTGCTGACGGGATTGACGGTGGGCGTGTCGGCCATACTGCTTTCATCACGCATGAATTCCATCAGTTCATCCAATGCCGGTATGTTCTACGAGCTCGATGCCATCGCCGCCGTTGTGATCGGCGGTACGCCTATGAGTGGCGGAACAGGAACCATTTACGGCACAGTGATCGGTGCTGTCATTTTAGGAATCGTCAATAATATGCTGAATATGATGGGCGTTTCCCCCTATCTGCAAGGCGCGGTGAAAGGTCTGATCATCATCTCCGCCGTGTTGCTGCAGTACAAAAAGAAGAACTAA
- a CDS encoding sugar ABC transporter ATP-binding protein — translation MSEVLLQTIHIAKAFSGVPVLSDINLDIYRGEILGIIGENGAGKSTLMKIISGIHRPSGGEIHLNGRRVNIDSTNKAKSLGITMIPQEFNLISTLTIFENIFLGQELKCGPLLRKRAMIRRTQELLEEVKTSTSPTETISALSVAEKQMVEIAKALAFESKILIMDEPTTVLTDFEVELLFKLMNRLREQGVTILYISHKLKEVRQICDRVVVLRDGEFISIDRTEDISEHEMACRMVGRELSEIFPPKGACMEDIALDVKNLNVKNQLYDISFELHRGEILGFSGLVGAGRTELAETIMGLRRKNSGKIQVNGQSVDISNPGKAVDLKLAYVSEDRQGRGLIMNFDLPQNITLVSLDKYSKGLINKRKERETTGAYIDQFNIKAASQNIHVRYLSGGNQQKIYLAKWMDTHPDILILDEPTRGIDINAKREMYHFIHDLAAKGVACMLISSEIEEVIGLCRRVIVMREGRLVGTLHDDEITEENIMIHATGAHAKKTAACTA, via the coding sequence ATGTCTGAAGTACTCCTTCAAACAATTCATATAGCTAAAGCTTTTTCCGGCGTGCCGGTGCTTTCCGACATTAACCTGGATATTTATCGTGGCGAGATTTTGGGGATTATCGGGGAGAACGGCGCCGGTAAATCTACCCTGATGAAGATCATCAGCGGTATTCACAGGCCCAGCGGAGGCGAAATTCATCTCAATGGGCGTCGCGTGAATATTGATTCCACAAACAAAGCGAAGTCGTTGGGCATCACGATGATTCCGCAGGAATTTAATCTGATTAGTACGTTAACTATTTTTGAAAATATATTTCTTGGCCAGGAACTGAAATGCGGTCCATTGCTGCGTAAACGCGCAATGATTCGCCGGACGCAGGAACTGCTGGAAGAAGTGAAGACATCGACGTCGCCCACCGAAACCATCAGTGCCCTCAGCGTAGCGGAAAAACAGATGGTGGAAATCGCGAAAGCACTGGCCTTTGAGTCAAAGATTCTTATCATGGATGAACCCACCACCGTTCTTACTGATTTTGAGGTTGAATTGTTGTTTAAACTGATGAATCGGCTGCGTGAACAAGGGGTGACCATTCTTTATATTTCACATAAACTTAAAGAGGTAAGGCAGATATGCGATCGCGTGGTGGTGCTTCGTGATGGAGAATTTATCTCGATTGACCGTACAGAGGATATATCGGAGCATGAGATGGCCTGCCGTATGGTGGGGCGCGAATTAAGTGAGATTTTCCCTCCTAAAGGCGCGTGTATGGAAGACATTGCGCTCGATGTGAAGAATCTGAATGTGAAGAATCAGCTTTATGATATTTCTTTCGAATTGCATCGTGGTGAAATTCTTGGATTTTCCGGCTTGGTTGGCGCCGGACGCACTGAACTGGCGGAAACGATTATGGGGCTGCGCCGGAAAAACAGCGGAAAAATTCAGGTGAACGGGCAGTCGGTGGATATCAGTAATCCGGGCAAAGCGGTGGATCTTAAGCTGGCTTATGTGTCTGAAGATAGACAGGGACGCGGTCTTATCATGAATTTTGATCTTCCTCAGAATATTACGCTGGTCTCGCTGGATAAGTATTCTAAAGGTTTGATCAACAAGCGCAAAGAACGAGAAACAACCGGCGCCTACATCGATCAGTTTAATATTAAAGCCGCATCTCAGAACATTCATGTGCGGTACCTGAGCGGTGGAAATCAGCAGAAAATTTATTTGGCCAAATGGATGGATACCCATCCGGATATATTGATTCTCGATGAACCCACCCGAGGTATTGATATCAATGCCAAACGCGAAATGTACCATTTTATCCATGATCTGGCGGCCAAGGGCGTTGCCTGTATGCTGATTTCCTCTGAGATTGAAGAAGTTATCGGTTTGTGTCGCCGCGTCATTGTCATGCGTGAAGGCCGTCTGGTCGGAACGCTGCATGATGACGAGATTACTGAAGAGAATATTATGATACACGCAACCGGAGCACATGCCAAAAAGACTGCGGCCTGTACCGCTTAA
- a CDS encoding sugar phosphate isomerase/epimerase: protein MSRAVTLFTGQWADLPFEVLCEKVAAWGYQGLEIACWGDHMDVHKAAHDDAYVKERKAALEKHGLQCWALGAHLAGQCVGDRSDARLDAFVPEKVKGKPAEIKKWATENMMDTARAASAMGCYTVTGFMGSPIWHALYSFPPTTGEMIEAGYQSIKNAWTPIFDVFDELGVTFALEVHPSEIAYDFYTAQKLLEVFDRRPTLGFNFDPSHLIWQGVTPHLFVREFADRIYHVHMKDAAVTLDGKSGILGSHLPFGDMRRGWNFRSLGHGSVNFEDIIRELNAAGYTGPLSVEWEDNGMEREYGAKEAVEFVNKVNFAPSNIAFDGAMEQ, encoded by the coding sequence ATGTCTAGAGCAGTTACATTGTTTACCGGTCAGTGGGCCGATCTTCCCTTTGAAGTATTGTGCGAGAAAGTCGCCGCCTGGGGATATCAGGGACTTGAAATCGCTTGTTGGGGCGATCATATGGACGTGCACAAAGCGGCACATGACGATGCCTATGTCAAAGAACGCAAAGCGGCACTGGAAAAGCATGGTCTACAGTGCTGGGCACTGGGTGCTCATCTTGCAGGACAGTGTGTCGGCGATCGCAGTGATGCACGGCTGGATGCGTTTGTTCCGGAAAAAGTCAAAGGCAAGCCCGCAGAGATCAAAAAATGGGCGACGGAGAACATGATGGATACAGCGCGTGCCGCATCGGCTATGGGCTGCTACACCGTGACCGGATTTATGGGGTCTCCCATTTGGCATGCGCTGTATTCTTTTCCTCCTACAACCGGGGAAATGATTGAAGCAGGGTATCAATCCATTAAAAATGCATGGACACCTATTTTTGATGTGTTTGACGAACTGGGCGTCACCTTTGCATTGGAAGTGCATCCCTCTGAAATCGCCTATGACTTTTACACCGCTCAGAAACTGCTGGAGGTTTTTGACCGCCGCCCGACGCTGGGCTTTAATTTCGATCCCAGTCACCTGATCTGGCAGGGCGTAACACCGCATCTCTTTGTGCGTGAATTCGCTGACCGCATCTATCATGTGCACATGAAAGACGCCGCAGTAACGCTGGATGGCAAATCTGGGATTCTTGGCTCCCATCTGCCCTTCGGCGATATGCGCCGGGGATGGAATTTCCGTTCGCTCGGTCATGGCAGCGTTAATTTTGAAGATATTATCCGCGAACTGAATGCCGCCGGGTATACCGGTCCCTTATCTGTGGAATGGGAAGATAACGGTATGGAACGCGAGTATGGTGCGAAAGAGGCTGTCGAATTTGTCAATAAGGTGAATTTCGCTCCCTCTAATATTGCCTTTGACGGTGCGATGGAACAGTAA
- a CDS encoding Gfo/Idh/MocA family oxidoreductase: MIEGSKMGQSSSLLRYGMIGGGQGAFIGDVHRLALRMDHQTELVAGCFSRSYENTKETGLGLGLAEDRLYASFEEMAEKESQREDRMDFVVIVTPNFSHYAAAKTFLEHGFNVVCDKPLTPDTEQAEELVALAKAKGLLFCVTYTYTGYATVKQAKEMIRQGDIGDIRFVHAEYPQEWLATPVETEGQKQAAWRTDPAQSGKSNCVGDIGSHIENLVSYVTDLKIDALCARLDTMDENRKLDDNATIMINYKGSAKGLYWCSQIAIGHDNGLRLNVYGTKGSIEWSQEDPNYLKVTCLGTPAQKLSRGRDPFYPHAASYPRIPSGHPEGYFEAFANLYKTFTGALIKKKQGVALTADDLDFPTVENGLEGVRFINACVESSSKGAVWVSL, from the coding sequence ATGATTGAAGGTTCAAAAATGGGACAGAGCAGTTCTTTGCTGCGTTATGGAATGATTGGGGGCGGACAGGGTGCTTTTATAGGTGATGTGCATCGCCTGGCATTGCGCATGGATCATCAGACGGAACTGGTGGCCGGGTGTTTTTCACGTTCTTACGAAAACACAAAAGAAACGGGTCTGGGTCTGGGTCTCGCCGAGGATCGTCTCTATGCATCATTCGAAGAGATGGCGGAGAAAGAAAGTCAGCGAGAGGATCGAATGGATTTCGTGGTCATCGTTACGCCAAACTTTAGCCACTATGCTGCAGCGAAAACTTTTTTGGAGCATGGATTCAATGTGGTGTGTGACAAACCGTTGACACCGGACACGGAACAGGCGGAGGAATTGGTGGCACTGGCGAAGGCCAAAGGACTCCTTTTTTGCGTGACCTACACGTATACGGGCTATGCCACGGTAAAGCAGGCGAAGGAAATGATTCGTCAGGGGGATATCGGCGACATTCGGTTCGTTCATGCAGAATATCCTCAGGAATGGCTCGCAACGCCAGTCGAAACGGAAGGGCAGAAACAGGCCGCCTGGCGCACCGATCCCGCTCAGAGCGGTAAATCAAATTGCGTTGGGGACATCGGCAGTCATATCGAAAATCTGGTCAGTTATGTCACCGATCTCAAAATAGATGCTCTGTGTGCGCGTCTGGATACCATGGATGAAAACCGGAAACTGGATGATAATGCGACCATTATGATCAACTATAAGGGATCCGCCAAAGGGTTGTACTGGTGTTCGCAAATTGCCATCGGTCATGATAACGGCCTGCGTCTGAATGTGTACGGAACGAAAGGTTCGATCGAATGGTCTCAGGAAGATCCGAACTATTTGAAAGTGACCTGCCTGGGTACACCGGCCCAGAAGCTGTCTCGCGGTCGTGATCCGTTTTACCCTCACGCAGCCAGCTATCCGCGCATTCCGTCCGGTCATCCGGAAGGCTACTTTGAAGCATTTGCCAACCTGTACAAAACCTTTACCGGTGCCCTGATCAAAAAGAAACAGGGCGTAGCACTCACCGCTGATGATCTGGATTTCCCCACGGTGGAAAATGGATTGGAAGGGGTGCGCTTTATTAATGCCTGCGTGGAGAGTTCCAGCAAGGGTGCCGTTTGGGTTTCGTTATAA
- a CDS encoding sigma-54-dependent Fis family transcriptional regulator encodes MNTMNKSILIVDDHIKLYKSLARNFDDAGYASVHARNGVEALELFSSQLFDVVLLDIMLGQDYGIELLEQLKLLHADIPIIMITGNGTIDTAVQSIKLGAFDYVTKPLQFTRLLEIVQRALQTSRPAETASAENAADGTPHLCFIARSRAMYSLCNTARKLAATDLPVLILGENGTGKEVLADFIHMHSPRKALSMVKINCAAFPDSLLDNELFGHEKGAYTGADSSFRGVFERADKSSLFLDEIGDMPLTIQAKILRTLQNREIRRIGGETGIQVDVRFIAATNKNLEQMIDDKAFREDLFYRLNTAVITLPAIRDRKDDVPALMQQFLSDFAKDHHKSAKTFDAAVMEFFMDYHWPGNVRELKNALHYAAAMASGPCITLDDLPPHYHNAASPAPTDKNIREYTEKTLILKMLHKTDNNKKQTAKLLGMSRNTLYSKMEKYDIGSHR; translated from the coding sequence ATGAACACTATGAATAAATCGATTTTGATCGTTGATGATCATATTAAACTCTACAAAAGTCTGGCACGGAATTTTGATGATGCGGGATACGCCTCCGTTCACGCACGCAACGGAGTGGAGGCCCTGGAACTTTTTTCAAGCCAGTTGTTCGACGTAGTGCTTCTGGATATTATGCTCGGTCAGGATTACGGCATCGAACTGCTGGAACAGCTCAAACTGCTGCACGCCGACATACCCATCATCATGATAACCGGCAATGGAACCATTGATACGGCGGTCCAATCCATCAAGCTGGGTGCCTTCGACTACGTAACAAAACCATTACAATTCACCCGTCTGCTTGAAATTGTGCAGCGAGCGTTACAAACGTCCCGCCCGGCCGAAACCGCATCAGCCGAAAATGCTGCTGACGGCACGCCGCATCTCTGTTTTATTGCACGCAGCCGCGCCATGTATTCCCTATGCAATACCGCACGCAAACTTGCCGCCACCGATTTACCGGTGCTGATTCTTGGAGAAAATGGAACGGGGAAAGAAGTACTCGCAGATTTCATTCACATGCATTCCCCCCGCAAAGCACTGTCCATGGTAAAAATAAATTGCGCGGCATTCCCCGATTCATTACTGGACAATGAATTATTCGGGCACGAAAAAGGGGCCTACACGGGCGCAGATTCAAGTTTTCGCGGCGTATTCGAACGCGCGGACAAGAGCAGTCTGTTTCTTGATGAAATCGGTGATATGCCGCTAACGATTCAGGCAAAAATCCTGCGCACCCTGCAAAACAGGGAAATCCGCCGTATCGGCGGGGAAACAGGCATTCAGGTAGATGTCCGCTTTATCGCCGCAACAAATAAGAATCTGGAACAAATGATTGATGACAAAGCATTCCGCGAGGATCTCTTTTATCGTCTAAATACCGCCGTCATCACATTGCCTGCCATTCGCGACCGCAAAGATGATGTGCCCGCCCTCATGCAGCAGTTTCTCTCTGATTTTGCGAAGGATCATCACAAATCCGCCAAAACATTCGATGCGGCTGTCATGGAATTTTTCATGGATTATCACTGGCCAGGCAATGTGCGCGAACTAAAAAATGCCCTGCATTACGCCGCCGCCATGGCCTCGGGTCCCTGCATCACACTGGATGATTTACCGCCGCATTATCACAACGCCGCAAGCCCCGCTCCCACCGATAAAAATATTCGGGAATATACAGAAAAAACACTGATCCTTAAAATGCTGCATAAAACCGATAATAATAAAAAACAGACGGCAAAACTGTTAGGAATGAGCCGAAACACGCTCTATAGCAAAATGGAAAAATATGACATTGGCTCGCACCGATAA
- a CDS encoding ATP-binding cassette domain-containing protein, with translation MTLARTDKDGLLLKVRGIELRYDTFCVLRDLDFELRRGEIHAIVGEHGAGKSSMGLMLNGIRPPASGTIEFDGTVYSSLSIQTARRIGILMVYQHTCLYDSFSVAENIFLSDRTSRAFMWRYRRRAEESTKQLLDKYDFNISPTALIRNLNQSDQTIVEILKHISQKPKLLILDEALERLSAPAQRKVTRMLMELKTEGSSILYITHRIDDLYQVADRVSVLKGGEMLLTEGVREIDKINLIKMAYTQITADTITEEMNQEFYQLLKYNEAILRSLPVNLIVTDTQCRIKMVNDYCKTYFNLERESYRNIPLNDILYSTHPDVADLICGRNTPDAEINFRLVHIQCNAVSTTSNVKLFPIFDGQFRIGNIFIIEDMSEFSRLQNQVVLSEKLASVGLLAAGVAHEINNPLEIISNSLTYLKNHISTNELREAINDIDEEMSSIGSIVSNLHSFTNKNPLVTEEFDINPVINSILQLIRHSARRKNIKIHFTPAPQDLFICGNHNEMKQVLLNLFKNSFEAMNDGGSIGIETELDHEASRIRIRFHDTGHGIQDDNPDNVFLPFYSTKQGQQSNMGLGLSVSYGIIKKHNGNITAENLPESGCLFTIDLPASQYRQ, from the coding sequence ATGACATTGGCTCGCACCGATAAAGATGGACTGCTGCTGAAAGTACGCGGTATCGAGCTGCGCTATGATACTTTTTGCGTTTTGCGTGATCTGGATTTTGAGCTTCGGCGCGGTGAAATCCATGCCATCGTCGGCGAACACGGTGCAGGAAAATCATCCATGGGATTAATGCTGAACGGCATCCGCCCGCCAGCATCCGGAACCATTGAATTTGACGGCACGGTGTACAGCAGCCTTTCGATTCAGACCGCACGAAGAATCGGCATTCTCATGGTTTATCAGCATACATGCCTCTACGATTCCTTCAGTGTCGCAGAGAACATTTTCCTGTCCGATCGGACCTCCCGCGCGTTTATGTGGCGTTACCGACGAAGAGCGGAAGAATCGACCAAACAGCTGCTGGATAAATATGACTTCAACATCAGTCCCACCGCGTTGATTCGCAATTTGAATCAATCGGATCAGACCATCGTCGAAATACTCAAACATATCAGCCAGAAACCAAAGTTATTGATTCTAGATGAAGCACTCGAACGTCTTTCCGCTCCGGCACAGCGCAAAGTAACACGTATGCTCATGGAGCTGAAAACCGAGGGTTCTTCCATTCTGTACATCACCCATCGTATCGATGATCTCTATCAGGTGGCGGATCGGGTCAGCGTGCTGAAAGGCGGTGAAATGCTATTAACGGAAGGCGTGCGAGAAATTGATAAAATCAATTTGATCAAAATGGCCTATACGCAAATCACGGCCGACACTATTACCGAGGAAATGAATCAGGAATTTTATCAGTTGCTCAAATACAACGAAGCCATTCTGCGGAGCCTGCCCGTGAACCTTATCGTCACAGATACGCAATGCCGCATAAAAATGGTCAATGATTACTGCAAAACCTACTTCAACCTTGAGAGGGAGTCCTATCGCAATATCCCTCTCAATGACATTCTCTATAGCACCCATCCCGACGTTGCTGATTTAATATGCGGTCGGAATACACCAGATGCTGAAATCAATTTCCGACTGGTGCATATCCAGTGCAATGCCGTTTCCACCACTAGCAATGTCAAATTATTCCCCATTTTTGACGGGCAGTTCCGTATAGGAAATATTTTCATCATCGAGGACATGTCGGAATTCAGCCGACTGCAAAACCAGGTGGTGCTCTCAGAAAAACTGGCATCGGTAGGACTGCTCGCCGCCGGAGTGGCGCATGAAATTAATAATCCGCTGGAAATCATATCCAATTCTCTCACATATCTTAAAAACCACATCAGCACCAATGAATTACGCGAAGCAATCAATGATATCGACGAAGAAATGTCTTCCATCGGCTCGATTGTCAGCAACCTTCATTCGTTTACCAATAAAAACCCGCTGGTCACCGAAGAGTTTGACATCAACCCTGTGATCAACAGCATCCTGCAGCTCATCCGCCACAGCGCACGACGTAAAAACATCAAAATTCATTTCACCCCTGCTCCACAGGATTTATTCATCTGCGGCAATCACAACGAAATGAAACAGGTGCTCCTCAACCTTTTCAAAAACAGCTTTGAAGCAATGAACGACGGTGGTTCCATCGGCATCGAAACAGAACTCGACCACGAAGCATCACGCATTCGCATTCGTTTCCATGATACGGGCCACGGCATACAGGATGACAACCCGGACAATGTGTTTCTGCCCTTCTATTCCACAAAACAAGGCCAGCAAAGCAACATGGGGCTTGGCCTTTCTGTCAGTTACGGCATCATAAAAAAACATAACGGCAATATCACCGCAGAAAACCTGCCGGAATCAGGCTGCCTGTTCACCATTGACCTGCCGGCATCCCAGTACAGGCAATGA
- a CDS encoding acylphosphatase, giving the protein MSLEPADKRLEIRFYGSVQGVGFRYTVCQLAKHWNVIGFVRNEFDGSVLVIAEGAEAELLGFVNEIRVSRLQRYIRRSCLNWEPARHTYSTFGVAY; this is encoded by the coding sequence ATGTCATTGGAGCCTGCGGATAAACGGTTAGAGATTCGTTTTTATGGTTCTGTTCAGGGAGTCGGCTTCCGGTATACTGTTTGCCAGCTGGCGAAGCACTGGAATGTTATAGGTTTCGTTCGAAACGAATTTGACGGCAGTGTTCTCGTGATTGCCGAAGGTGCAGAGGCGGAGCTGCTTGGCTTTGTTAACGAGATACGCGTTTCGCGCCTTCAGCGCTATATCCGCCGATCCTGCTTGAACTGGGAGCCCGCCCGGCATACGTACTCCACATTTGGTGTGGCCTATTAA